The Panacibacter microcysteis genome includes a window with the following:
- a CDS encoding T9SS type A sorting domain-containing protein, giving the protein MKTHIGLLLMLLTPGMFAVAQDSWVQKADFGGGVRTGASGFSLNEKGYVGTGFYDGQWLKDFWEYDPATNVWTQKADFGGVPREGGVGFSIGDKGYLGTGENGDEWPFTFRDLWEYDPLANEWVRKADIPLSRGRYAAIGLAIGNKGYVGFGSYFGEYDPFCWDDLWEFDPVPNAWTSKSRLIGGARRHASGFVVGGKMYVGTGNFFDETSSGTIMLNYKDFWQYDPIANAWTRKADFTPGERTHTCGFALSESGFFSGGYDVASATRKKDVWEYSTVADEWIQRNDFPGTGNYGLLALVINKTAYMGINGPEKDFWQYTPSIAVQDTCATPYALQTIHVADTAVLLGWSLPEDTVNGYRIRCEAVYANDVHKRTVASNTSRVLIHGLLPGTTYKWKMKSFCAAHTAAWIIGPAFTTKRVQSFSANTSNDLHTATNVVSVTPNPCNGNFIVTLHLPQQIQQAEVCLYSAAGIKIWQQKAVPVAGLLTAGINLAGNVVPGVYMLKINHNNGSVKCRVVVE; this is encoded by the coding sequence ATGAAAACGCATATTGGTCTTTTATTAATGCTGCTTACACCGGGTATGTTTGCCGTGGCGCAGGATAGCTGGGTACAGAAAGCAGATTTTGGTGGAGGGGTACGTACTGGTGCTTCAGGATTTTCGCTTAATGAAAAGGGCTACGTTGGCACAGGTTTCTATGACGGTCAGTGGCTAAAAGATTTTTGGGAATACGACCCCGCCACAAATGTATGGACGCAAAAAGCAGATTTTGGAGGTGTACCACGCGAAGGTGGTGTGGGTTTTAGCATTGGCGACAAAGGGTATCTTGGTACAGGAGAAAATGGAGATGAGTGGCCGTTTACGTTTCGAGATTTATGGGAATACGATCCTTTAGCAAATGAATGGGTGAGAAAAGCAGACATACCCTTATCCCGAGGCAGATATGCAGCAATTGGTCTTGCTATTGGAAATAAAGGCTATGTAGGCTTTGGCAGTTACTTTGGGGAGTATGATCCTTTTTGCTGGGATGATTTATGGGAATTCGATCCTGTGCCTAATGCGTGGACAAGTAAGTCCCGTCTGATCGGAGGGGCAAGACGTCACGCAAGTGGATTTGTTGTCGGAGGAAAAATGTACGTTGGCACTGGTAATTTTTTTGACGAAACAAGCAGCGGAACTATTATGCTTAATTACAAGGATTTTTGGCAATACGACCCTATAGCCAACGCCTGGACCAGGAAGGCAGACTTTACACCTGGTGAGCGAACACATACTTGTGGTTTTGCATTGTCCGAAAGTGGCTTTTTTAGTGGCGGGTATGATGTTGCCAGTGCTACAAGAAAAAAAGATGTTTGGGAATATAGTACAGTTGCTGATGAGTGGATTCAGCGAAATGATTTTCCTGGAACCGGGAATTATGGTTTACTGGCGTTGGTAATTAATAAAACAGCGTACATGGGCATAAATGGACCAGAAAAAGATTTCTGGCAATACACTCCTTCGATAGCTGTACAGGATACTTGTGCTACACCATATGCTTTACAAACAATTCATGTGGCAGACACGGCTGTGTTACTTGGCTGGAGTCTTCCGGAAGACACTGTAAACGGTTACAGGATCAGGTGCGAAGCTGTTTATGCAAATGATGTGCATAAACGGACCGTTGCTTCAAATACCAGCCGTGTGCTTATACACGGTTTACTACCCGGCACAACTTACAAATGGAAAATGAAGAGTTTTTGTGCGGCCCACACAGCTGCATGGATAATCGGCCCGGCATTTACTACAAAGCGGGTACAGTCTTTTAGTGCAAATACTTCTAACGATCTGCATACTGCAACAAATGTAGTAAGCGTTACACCTAACCCGTGCAACGGCAATTTTATTGTAACACTGCATTTGCCGCAGCAAATACAACAGGCAGAGGTTTGCTTGTATAGCGCTGCCGGCATTAAAATCTGGCAACAAAAAGCAGTGCCTGTTGCAGGGTTGCTAACAGCAGGAATAAACCTTGCCGGCAACGTTGTACCAGGTGTTTATATGTTAAAAATTAATCATAATAACGGGAGTGTAAAGTGCCGGGTAGTGGTAGAATAA
- a CDS encoding RNA 2'-phosphotransferase, with protein sequence MLTENQTTHLSKLLSYILRHKPGEYGIVLDENGYANVDELIQRLNEHHVNIDFATLQHIVDTNNKKRFAFNEDGTKIRASQGHSVGVELGYTEQQPPAILYHGTVEKFLASIMKDGLQKMNRHHVHLSADTTTATKVAERRGKPIILEIKAGEMFAAGYAFYLSANGVWLTEHVHVDFIL encoded by the coding sequence ATGCTCACGGAAAACCAAACCACTCATCTTTCCAAACTTCTCTCCTATATTCTTCGCCACAAACCAGGAGAATATGGAATTGTATTAGATGAAAACGGCTATGCAAATGTTGATGAACTCATTCAAAGACTTAACGAGCATCATGTAAATATTGATTTCGCTACACTGCAACACATTGTAGATACCAATAACAAAAAACGTTTTGCATTCAATGAGGATGGCACCAAAATAAGAGCAAGCCAGGGTCATTCAGTTGGGGTTGAATTAGGTTATACAGAACAACAACCGCCGGCCATTTTATACCACGGCACGGTCGAAAAATTTCTTGCATCAATCATGAAGGATGGTTTGCAAAAAATGAATCGGCATCATGTACATTTAAGCGCAGATACAACAACCGCCACAAAAGTTGCTGAGCGAAGAGGTAAACCAATTATACTGGAAATAAAAGCCGGTGAAATGTTTGCAGCAGGTTATGCATTTTATCTTTCAGCTAATGGTGTTTGGTTAACGGAGCATGTACACGTTGACTTTATACTATAA
- a CDS encoding M48 family metallopeptidase, which yields MSTYHYPPSPAFINAEKLQPSPAFRKQVAGVITSIILFLIVYLLLVAASIGLAIICCFIGIKIIVTIPKFITIILGLGLVAVGISVIFFLIKFIFAVAKNENPNRIEIMESDQPELFAFIRRLSEETKTPFPKKIYLSPDVNACVFYNSSFWSMFFPVRKNLEIGLGLVNSINISELKAVIAHEFGHFSQRSMKLGVFTYNVNKIIYNMLYENNSYTSFLNAWGNLHGVLSICAMITVKIAEGIQYILRAMYTLINKNYLALSREMEFHADAVAASAAGGNNVVSGLSRIEVAAGCYNTALNKAGEYLKQQKVIKNMFEGHYTIYNEMASKFKLPVKNGLPEISFAFVDSFSSSRINYKDQWASHPELKERKQHLDLLDMNVAADETTAWNVFKDKDALQESLTVKLYQHVPGSAGMQLIDTNNFNQDYLQEIEQYDLPEDYKGFYDRRYIETADWDFDELTQRNSAYTFEQLFNEANSRLQAFINTCTADIETVKAIKEKKIAVKTFDFDGTKYNREECDTVLEILEKDLAAKQALVKQLDKEAFVFFYAFTTELDVYYRSYKAIEIKYTQLTQVVNNLFEILNPFYQGGLSIEQVNDGISRLKDNHEIQLKKWLQLLVDEEMITTQNNPALHEKIIAFLSKQYAYFHDGSFRNDELNELTNIAVEATDACNDHRFRKYKLLLQQQLDGYYKAAGNTALSA from the coding sequence ATGTCAACCTACCATTACCCTCCCTCACCGGCATTTATCAATGCCGAAAAACTGCAGCCTTCACCCGCTTTTCGCAAACAGGTAGCAGGTGTTATTACTTCAATCATTTTGTTTCTGATCGTTTATTTACTACTCGTTGCGGCATCAATTGGCCTTGCCATTATTTGTTGTTTTATCGGTATTAAGATCATTGTAACAATACCAAAGTTCATCACCATTATCCTTGGCCTTGGCCTTGTGGCCGTGGGTATTTCTGTTATTTTCTTTTTGATCAAGTTCATCTTTGCTGTTGCAAAAAATGAAAACCCCAACAGGATCGAAATAATGGAAAGCGATCAGCCGGAATTGTTCGCATTTATCAGGAGACTGAGCGAAGAAACCAAAACACCTTTCCCTAAAAAAATATACCTCTCACCAGATGTAAACGCATGCGTGTTTTATAATTCCAGTTTCTGGAGCATGTTCTTCCCGGTTCGTAAAAACCTCGAAATTGGACTGGGCCTGGTTAACAGTATTAATATCAGTGAGCTGAAAGCTGTGATAGCGCATGAGTTTGGGCATTTCAGCCAGCGCAGTATGAAGCTGGGTGTTTTCACCTACAATGTCAATAAGATCATTTACAACATGCTGTATGAAAACAACAGCTATACTTCTTTTTTAAATGCATGGGGCAACCTGCATGGGGTACTGAGTATTTGTGCAATGATCACCGTTAAAATTGCTGAAGGCATACAGTATATATTGAGGGCTATGTATACACTCATCAATAAAAATTACCTGGCGCTCAGCAGGGAAATGGAGTTTCATGCAGATGCTGTTGCAGCAAGTGCCGCCGGTGGAAATAATGTAGTGAGCGGGCTCAGCAGGATTGAAGTGGCCGCCGGTTGTTACAATACGGCGCTGAATAAGGCAGGGGAGTACCTCAAACAGCAGAAGGTCATTAAAAATATGTTCGAAGGTCATTATACCATTTACAATGAAATGGCCTCGAAGTTTAAACTGCCTGTAAAGAACGGCTTACCAGAAATATCTTTTGCTTTTGTAGATTCCTTTTCTTCTTCCAGGATCAATTACAAAGACCAGTGGGCAAGCCATCCTGAACTAAAAGAAAGAAAGCAACACCTTGATCTGTTAGATATGAATGTGGCAGCAGATGAAACAACTGCATGGAATGTATTCAAAGATAAAGATGCCTTGCAGGAAAGCCTTACCGTTAAATTGTACCAGCACGTTCCTGGTAGCGCAGGCATGCAGCTTATAGATACAAACAATTTTAACCAGGATTACCTGCAGGAGATAGAGCAATACGATCTGCCCGAAGATTATAAAGGTTTTTACGACAGGCGCTACATCGAAACTGCTGACTGGGATTTTGATGAACTTACACAGAGAAACAGTGCGTATACATTTGAGCAGCTTTTCAATGAAGCCAACAGCCGGTTGCAGGCTTTTATCAATACCTGTACCGCAGACATTGAAACAGTAAAAGCCATCAAAGAAAAAAAGATAGCGGTAAAAACATTCGATTTTGATGGTACAAAATACAACCGGGAAGAATGTGATACCGTATTGGAAATACTCGAAAAAGATCTGGCAGCTAAACAGGCTTTGGTCAAACAGTTGGATAAAGAAGCATTCGTCTTTTTTTATGCATTCACCACAGAGCTCGATGTATATTACCGGTCATACAAAGCGATTGAGATTAAATACACACAACTCACACAGGTGGTAAATAATCTCTTTGAAATACTCAATCCATTTTACCAGGGCGGTCTTTCTATAGAGCAGGTAAACGATGGCATTAGCCGGCTCAAAGACAACCATGAAATCCAGCTCAAAAAATGGTTGCAATTATTGGTGGATGAAGAAATGATCACTACGCAAAATAATCCTGCACTGCACGAAAAAATAATAGCCTTCCTTTCGAAGCAGTACGCTTACTTTCACGATGGTTCGTTCAGGAATGATGAGTTGAATGAGCTTACAAATATTGCTGTGGAAGCTACTGATGCGTGCAACGATCACAGATTCCGTAAATACAAATTGCTGTTGCAGCAGCAGCTCGATGGTTATTATAAAGCTGCAGGAAACACTGCATTGTCTGCTTAG
- a CDS encoding DUF4907 domain-containing protein has translation MKTLLLSVLLLFACTAITAQQPAAKPAYTYKIITANGTYGYDIYANKKMLVHQPSVPGMPGNKGFALRKDAVAVAKLVIKKLEQGVMPPTTLKQELEELKVLHD, from the coding sequence ATGAAAACACTACTGCTTTCGGTCTTGTTGCTGTTTGCCTGCACTGCGATAACCGCTCAACAGCCTGCTGCAAAACCGGCATACACCTACAAAATAATTACCGCAAACGGCACTTACGGTTATGATATTTATGCAAATAAAAAAATGCTGGTGCATCAGCCATCTGTTCCTGGAATGCCCGGAAACAAAGGGTTTGCGCTGAGGAAAGATGCCGTGGCGGTAGCAAAGCTTGTGATTAAAAAACTTGAACAGGGTGTAATGCCGCCGACCACTTTAAAGCAGGAACTGGAAGAGTTGAAAGTATTACACGATTAA
- a CDS encoding T9SS type A sorting domain-containing protein has product MRHAKILLFMFASLLLQRAMAAETEPNNTSATANTLAANGSNSGKINSAGDIDWWKVTTTADGRLDVTLTPLSGRYTWVYIYDKNGTTLLNSKYSNGAFTFSQDGLAAGTYYLKVNTYYGTDTGSYNISNTLVQPADANDAEPNNSRAQAKILPLAGNRTGHVGYYYDNARDTADWWQVTTNADGQLNLTLTQGNGEYVWIYLFDNNGTTLLNSQYSNGTFTLSQNGLAAGTYYIRVNCYYNNKFAPYKLSNTLTLPAQANDPEANNTKEQAVNLGVNSTATGHIGYYYNNIRDTFDWYKVTIPEDGMIALTLTPAIGEYVWAYLFDNNGTSLLNSSYSTGKFTINTDGLAAGTYYVRVNCYYNNKFAPYTLTDSLKKYTNKTDAEPNGSAYLAKTLSANQANSGHVGFYYNNKRDTADWHKINYTGSQNGTMTVTLNFEDPFTSGYNYTYMTIYKDTNAAPLYNTYTNAGVLTANLSALSQGYYWVKIRCYYASDFQPYSITPTFTQTKAVITVQSTTVSAACDSASSITFRCTKSKAPYRVQLYRNGVAYNAVRTVNNTANFTYTNLPSGVYYATVFGDGATGSAFGRSTNVALVPIPTNTRTTAITNVQARLNWNTVTCAKYFSVKYRKATDTAWVTTNTNGNTTFLIIRNLTGGTQYFWRVASADSANNLSAIGNYTDSVAFTTTAALAGNVVESGVTVKPVQQDKLNVRIYPNPVTTAFTIQLSNMNANNKVSLTLRNMNSAIVWSKANVPAASVNNSKIDVAAFANGLYILEVKDHATNEIITSRIAVAK; this is encoded by the coding sequence ATGAGACACGCAAAAATTTTACTCTTCATGTTCGCTTCATTGTTGCTGCAACGGGCAATGGCTGCAGAAACAGAACCAAACAACACGAGTGCCACGGCAAACACGTTAGCGGCAAACGGCAGCAATTCAGGAAAAATAAATTCCGCCGGAGACATAGACTGGTGGAAAGTTACTACAACGGCAGATGGCCGGCTTGATGTAACATTAACACCTTTATCGGGCAGGTATACATGGGTGTATATATATGATAAGAATGGTACAACCTTGCTCAACTCAAAGTACTCCAACGGCGCATTCACGTTTAGCCAGGACGGTCTTGCTGCCGGTACTTATTACCTTAAAGTAAACACCTACTACGGTACCGATACAGGAAGTTATAATATCAGCAACACACTTGTGCAACCTGCAGATGCCAATGACGCAGAGCCCAATAACAGCCGCGCACAGGCCAAAATTTTGCCACTTGCAGGAAACAGAACCGGCCACGTTGGTTATTACTACGATAATGCGAGAGATACTGCAGACTGGTGGCAGGTTACCACAAATGCAGACGGGCAGTTAAACCTTACACTTACCCAGGGCAATGGTGAATATGTGTGGATCTATTTGTTTGACAACAATGGCACAACCCTCTTAAATTCACAATACAGCAATGGCACCTTTACGTTAAGCCAGAACGGGCTGGCAGCAGGAACCTACTACATCAGGGTAAATTGCTATTACAACAACAAGTTTGCGCCATATAAATTGTCGAATACTTTAACCCTGCCTGCACAGGCAAACGATCCTGAAGCCAATAATACAAAAGAACAGGCAGTAAACCTCGGTGTTAACTCAACCGCCACCGGCCATATTGGTTATTACTACAACAATATAAGAGATACCTTCGACTGGTATAAAGTTACCATACCCGAAGATGGTATGATAGCACTTACCCTTACACCTGCTATTGGTGAATATGTTTGGGCATACCTGTTTGATAACAACGGCACCTCCTTGTTAAATTCTTCTTACAGCACCGGTAAATTTACCATCAATACAGATGGGCTGGCCGCCGGCACCTACTATGTAAGGGTAAATTGTTATTATAACAACAAGTTTGCGCCTTATACATTAACTGACAGTCTTAAAAAGTATACGAACAAAACCGACGCCGAACCAAATGGCAGCGCTTACCTCGCAAAAACCTTGTCTGCAAACCAGGCAAACAGTGGTCATGTTGGTTTTTACTACAACAATAAACGCGACACAGCAGACTGGCATAAGATAAACTACACAGGCAGTCAAAATGGAACAATGACCGTTACGCTCAATTTTGAAGATCCTTTTACCAGCGGTTATAATTATACATACATGACTATTTACAAAGACACGAATGCTGCGCCGCTATATAATACCTATACCAATGCAGGCGTGCTTACCGCTAACCTTTCCGCCTTGTCGCAGGGTTATTACTGGGTTAAAATAAGATGTTATTATGCCAGCGATTTTCAGCCTTATAGCATCACGCCTACATTTACACAAACAAAAGCCGTTATAACTGTTCAAAGTACCACGGTATCGGCAGCCTGCGACAGTGCCAGCAGTATAACATTCAGATGTACAAAAAGCAAAGCTCCATACAGGGTACAACTGTACCGCAACGGCGTGGCGTATAATGCTGTAAGAACGGTAAACAATACCGCAAATTTCACCTACACCAATTTACCTTCAGGTGTGTATTATGCCACTGTCTTTGGCGATGGCGCAACAGGCAGTGCATTCGGGCGCAGCACAAACGTCGCTTTGGTACCCATACCAACCAATACAAGAACAACAGCCATTACCAATGTACAGGCAAGGCTAAACTGGAACACAGTTACGTGCGCAAAATATTTCAGCGTTAAGTATCGTAAGGCAACAGATACCGCGTGGGTAACCACCAATACCAATGGCAATACAACGTTCCTTATTATTAGAAACCTTACCGGAGGTACACAATATTTCTGGCGCGTAGCTTCAGCCGACAGTGCCAATAACCTGTCTGCAATCGGAAATTATACCGATAGTGTTGCCTTCACTACAACCGCAGCTCTGGCGGGCAATGTTGTTGAAAGCGGTGTTACTGTAAAACCGGTACAGCAGGATAAGTTGAATGTTCGTATATATCCAAACCCTGTTACTACTGCATTTACAATACAGCTGAGCAATATGAACGCAAACAATAAAGTTTCACTCACCCTGCGCAATATGAACAGTGCAATTGTCTGGAGTAAAGCAAATGTACCTGCGGCATCTGTTAATAACAGCAAGATTGATGTAGCAGCTTTTGCCAATGGGTTATATATACTCGAAGTAAAAGATCATGCAACAAATGAAATAATAACATCAAGAATTGCCGTTGCTAAATAA
- a CDS encoding DUF3857 domain-containing protein, protein MKLLITLFAVFVCAVKIQAQETIKYGKIDAADFDVTSSMISSDVNAIVLADIGSSEFEGNNKGWFTLVFKRIRRVKILNLNGADAANFKIRLYTDNGYYEDRKSKEELVNLKATTYNLENGSIIKTELDSKTVFEDRLSRNWVEKKFTMPAVKAGSIIEFSYTINSDYIFNLQPWYFQGKYPCLWSEYTVKIPDCFSYVTLSTGYNPYTIKTAKLGAQVYRIEDIPWKKGEIGSNTPDVFMINANVGINRWAIKNVPAVKEEDMVSATNNYISKIEFQLSKTHFTTPPEDKMHNWLTVSKEFMLHQDFGFQIDNATWLKPEVDKLVNDQMTDDEKARTIYAFVRDNFTCTGNGGIFLTPDTYLRTIYKQRKGTVSDINLMLTSMIKQAGIRTDPVILSTRNHGFVHPVYPILDKYNYVITRVKTNDHTYLLDASNRFLGFNRLSKDCYNGLARVISIDTATLKLYADSLKETSYQSLFVINNESKNGYSGTFSTTYTYDESVNLRSTLSSQQIGDYIKNFALRFPQEIRLSDVAFDSLHAYDVPLNMHYNFAIDFNNAERLYINPLFGNALKENPFKGDSRRMFPIEMPYCTDDVFTVNMEVPQGYKTEELPKSARINLPDNAGFFEYIIQQSGERIQLKSRIKIDKTVYGAEDYEMLKDFYSNILKKQSEQIVFYKNTQ, encoded by the coding sequence ATGAAACTGCTGATTACACTGTTTGCCGTATTTGTATGTGCCGTTAAAATCCAGGCGCAGGAAACCATTAAGTATGGAAAAATTGATGCTGCTGATTTTGATGTCACTTCTTCCATGATAAGCAGCGACGTTAATGCTATTGTTCTTGCTGATATTGGAAGCTCTGAGTTTGAGGGTAACAACAAAGGTTGGTTTACACTGGTTTTTAAACGAATAAGGAGGGTAAAAATTCTTAACCTGAATGGTGCAGATGCTGCAAACTTTAAAATACGCCTGTACACAGATAATGGTTATTATGAAGACAGGAAAAGCAAGGAAGAACTGGTCAATCTGAAAGCAACAACCTATAACCTCGAGAACGGCAGTATTATAAAAACAGAACTTGATTCAAAAACAGTTTTTGAAGACAGGCTAAGCCGTAACTGGGTAGAAAAAAAGTTTACCATGCCTGCCGTAAAAGCCGGCTCTATTATAGAATTCTCTTACACCATTAATTCAGACTATATTTTCAACCTGCAGCCATGGTATTTCCAGGGCAAGTATCCATGCCTGTGGAGTGAGTATACGGTTAAAATTCCGGATTGTTTCTCCTATGTTACACTGTCAACCGGCTATAACCCTTATACAATTAAGACTGCCAAACTTGGTGCACAGGTTTACCGCATAGAAGACATACCGTGGAAGAAGGGTGAAATTGGCTCAAATACGCCGGATGTTTTTATGATTAATGCAAATGTTGGCATCAATCGCTGGGCAATAAAAAATGTACCTGCTGTTAAAGAAGAAGATATGGTTTCCGCCACCAACAACTACATTTCTAAAATAGAGTTCCAGCTTTCAAAAACACATTTTACCACACCGCCGGAAGATAAAATGCATAACTGGCTTACCGTAAGCAAAGAGTTTATGCTACACCAGGATTTTGGCTTTCAAATAGATAATGCCACATGGTTAAAGCCGGAAGTAGATAAGTTGGTAAATGATCAAATGACTGACGATGAAAAGGCACGAACCATCTATGCGTTTGTGCGGGATAATTTTACGTGTACAGGAAACGGCGGCATCTTCCTTACGCCGGATACTTACCTGCGAACAATTTATAAGCAACGAAAGGGAACCGTAAGCGACATCAACCTCATGTTGACTTCCATGATAAAGCAGGCTGGTATAAGAACAGATCCTGTTATCCTAAGTACGCGTAATCACGGGTTTGTGCATCCCGTGTACCCCATACTGGATAAATACAATTATGTAATAACGAGGGTTAAAACAAATGATCATACTTATTTGCTTGATGCGAGTAACAGGTTCCTGGGTTTTAACAGGCTCTCAAAAGACTGTTATAACGGTCTGGCAAGAGTGATAAGTATAGATACAGCAACGCTTAAGCTTTATGCCGATTCTCTGAAGGAAACAAGTTACCAGTCATTGTTTGTAATTAACAATGAAAGTAAGAATGGCTACTCAGGTACTTTTTCAACAACCTACACGTACGATGAATCTGTGAACCTTCGAAGCACGTTGTCCTCTCAGCAAATAGGCGACTATATTAAAAATTTTGCATTAAGGTTTCCACAGGAGATCAGGTTGTCAGACGTAGCTTTCGATTCTCTGCATGCATACGATGTGCCTTTAAACATGCATTACAATTTTGCAATTGATTTTAATAATGCAGAAAGGTTATACATCAATCCGTTGTTTGGAAATGCGTTAAAGGAAAATCCCTTCAAAGGAGATTCCAGGCGCATGTTCCCCATTGAAATGCCTTATTGTACGGATGATGTTTTTACAGTAAATATGGAAGTACCACAAGGTTACAAAACGGAAGAACTGCCAAAGTCTGCAAGAATCAATCTTCCAGACAATGCAGGGTTCTTTGAATACATTATACAGCAATCAGGTGAGCGTATACAATTGAAGTCACGCATAAAGATCGATAAAACAGTGTACGGAGCAGAAGATTACGAGATGCTGAAAGATTTTTACAGCAACATTTTGAAAAAGCAAAGCGAGCAGATCGTGTTTTATAAAAATACGCAGTAG
- a CDS encoding HPF/RaiA family ribosome-associated protein, with protein sequence MDIIIQHLGFTASETLDAFIREKVNALKSDKIVRANVTLYFASEGNPDNQVCEIRLEVPGNDYFVKKGNAHFETAVSECVDILQNKLKKQRDINISQRHADEGLIQDELLANQNDDEETELEDVVK encoded by the coding sequence ATGGACATAATTATTCAACACCTTGGATTTACTGCAAGCGAAACACTTGATGCATTCATTCGTGAAAAAGTAAATGCGCTTAAGAGTGATAAAATTGTGAGAGCTAATGTTACATTATATTTTGCTTCAGAAGGTAATCCTGACAACCAGGTATGTGAAATAAGGCTTGAAGTGCCGGGTAACGATTATTTTGTAAAAAAAGGTAATGCTCATTTTGAAACCGCAGTAAGCGAATGTGTAGATATCCTTCAAAATAAGTTAAAGAAGCAACGCGACATAAACATAAGCCAGCGGCATGCCGATGAGGGTCTGATTCAAGACGAATTACTTGCCAACCAAAACGACGATGAAGAAACTGAGTTGGAAGATGTGGTAAAATAA
- a CDS encoding amidohydrolase family protein, whose protein sequence is MKKIALLGFLCFSHGVFAQQPADKYYLIKAGKIYDAENNRFVKEQQILIKNNTIEAVGSKVDAPAGVVVIDAGNATVTPGLIDAHTHLLTMSAPGENLAADALMHDDAYRVLRAAGFAKSYLDAGFTTIRDVGNSGQYLDCRVSSAIARGYIAGPEMHVSGPIISGEGGQFYQLPFHVKNQVAAQEYRVVNGVEDAVKAVKEHVNHGADLIKICANSERINLTPDEIAAIVKTAHEYGLKVTAHATADPFINMAVKAGVDGIEHGYYITDSTLELMAEKNVYLVATDPSARLMVKSYKLMGNNNYTTEDAKKEIAVLPERINRALKKGVLVVAGSDQYIDYKDTYGNLAKEAILSYYDAVGAATALRFATWNAAIILNAKDRKGVIKKGAAADLVIFNGDMEQNFEKTLYDVKSVFIGGKMINP, encoded by the coding sequence ATGAAGAAAATAGCATTACTCGGTTTCTTATGTTTTTCGCATGGTGTATTTGCGCAGCAGCCTGCCGATAAATATTACCTTATTAAAGCAGGAAAAATATATGATGCAGAGAACAATCGTTTTGTAAAAGAGCAGCAGATTCTTATAAAGAACAATACCATAGAAGCCGTTGGCTCAAAAGTAGATGCACCCGCCGGGGTTGTGGTAATTGATGCAGGCAACGCAACGGTTACACCCGGTTTGATTGATGCCCACACACACTTGCTAACCATGAGCGCGCCTGGCGAGAACCTTGCTGCCGATGCGTTGATGCATGATGATGCATACCGCGTGTTAAGGGCGGCAGGCTTTGCAAAATCTTACCTCGATGCCGGGTTTACCACCATCAGGGATGTGGGCAATTCCGGGCAGTACCTGGACTGCAGGGTTTCTTCTGCCATTGCACGCGGTTATATTGCAGGTCCGGAAATGCATGTTTCAGGGCCCATTATCAGTGGTGAAGGCGGGCAGTTTTACCAGTTGCCTTTTCATGTCAAAAACCAGGTTGCTGCGCAGGAGTACAGGGTTGTAAATGGCGTGGAAGATGCAGTAAAAGCAGTAAAGGAGCATGTGAACCATGGTGCAGACCTTATAAAGATCTGTGCCAATAGTGAGCGCATCAATCTTACCCCCGACGAGATTGCTGCTATTGTAAAAACCGCACACGAGTATGGCTTAAAAGTAACTGCGCATGCCACTGCAGATCCTTTTATAAACATGGCGGTAAAAGCAGGCGTAGATGGGATAGAGCATGGCTACTATATTACAGACAGTACGCTGGAACTGATGGCCGAAAAAAATGTATACCTCGTGGCAACAGACCCATCTGCAAGGCTGATGGTGAAGTCTTATAAGCTGATGGGCAATAACAACTACACCACAGAAGATGCAAAAAAAGAGATTGCTGTTTTGCCTGAAAGAATCAACAGGGCTTTGAAAAAAGGCGTGCTTGTAGTGGCAGGGTCAGATCAGTACATAGATTATAAAGACACTTATGGAAACCTGGCCAAAGAGGCCATACTTTCTTATTACGATGCAGTGGGTGCGGCTACCGCACTGCGTTTTGCAACCTGGAATGCTGCTATTATTTTAAATGCCAAAGACCGAAAAGGAGTAATAAAAAAAGGTGCAGCGGCAGACCTTGTTATTTTCAACGGCGATATGGAACAAAACTTTGAAAAGACTTTGTATGATGTAAAAAGCGTTTTTATCGGTGGTAAGATGATTAACCCGTAA